The Apium graveolens cultivar Ventura chromosome 3, ASM990537v1, whole genome shotgun sequence sequence ACCATTAGTGTAGTAATTTTATTTTTTCCTTATCTTTACATGGTAGATTTTGGCATCTATggtttaattgattaaataacTTATATACCCCCCTCTCTCCTAGTAATTATCCTTTTTAAGAGAAAATTGAAAGTCCTACCGGTGCCTTAAATATTAAATGATTTGTATCGAAATACAATATCCATAAATGAGAGGTTTCTTTCATCCAATAGTTATATAATCAAACGAAAAATATCTGGAGATTTCTCCGGATATTTAGACAATAAAATCTTAAAGTCTGAGAAGAAAACTCCAAAAATAACAGGTTACAAATAATACATTGGTATTATTATAATATCCAAACCCACAACCCATTGGTTATTGATTTGTTATTATAAAGGTCTCAAATACTCTTATGAGATGTTATAAACACCCACAACCCATTGGTTATTGATTTGTTATTATAAAGGTCTCAAATACTCTTATGAGATGTTATAAACACCCCACTTTATAGGGTCGACAATCTCGTCGAGCCCGCAAACACAAATATGCGGAACCCGGGTCTTTCTGTTCGGGAAgaactctgataccatttatagTATCCTAACCCACAACTGAATGCACACGGGACCCAACAACCTAGCACGGGTCAGATCAGAAGAGCTAGTAATATTGTATACTTTGCTTATTAACTTGTTTTTATAAAGGCCCCAAATACTCTTATTATTGTTGATGTGGGATGATTTTACATTGAGGATTTAAGAATTTTCGCCTATCCTTGTTGCTTAAGCAGGACACACGACACCAGAGTAAGCCTTCGGATGTGGAAATGCTTCAAAAGCAGGTTTTCAGAGCAGAAGAAGGCCTTCGAAAAAAGGAACGGAAAAACACAGCACTCAAGGAAAAAGTAAAACAAAATGAAGCCCGGTGGTTGGAATATGAAGCTAAGATAAAATCAATGGAGGAAATATGGCAAAAGCAGACAAAATCTTTGCAAGTGAGTTTGAATGCTCTACTATGGATAAGTTTTGTGATAGTGCAAATGAATAAACAGTATGCCAAATTTTACAACACGCTCCTGCAAAAAAATTGTAAATGTGACGCTCAAATGTAGTGATGTGGAGGTCAACAAATTGTTGATCCAGTAATAAAGTCAGTTTATTATTAACTTGTGATCTCTACATGGTAGATTTTGGCATCTATGTTTTAATTGATTAGCTATTTAATGTACTCTAGATCCTGCATACTGGTGCCTTGTATGTTGATTAGCATAACAACTTTCTGGCCATCGATTTACAAAGAACCTTTGCTTCTAAATAGAATTTCTATAAAAGCCACGATAGCAACAGAACTTGATCCTTGAGCGTTGTTGTGTGCTGCCTTCGCATAATAATCGTGAGATTAGAGAAGTTAGCCGACTTTTATGTTATGGGCTTAAAGCTACTTTGATTGCTTATAATTTTTGCTACTATGCTAACCTAAtgttaaaattaaaattttgagtAAATTAGTTAAAGTTCCACCTTGCATAATTTAGTTTATGGCATTCTCTTATGGAGATCTATATGACAACTACAGATGAGCCTTGCTGCAGTGAAAAAGAGTCTTGTTTCTGACAACGCTTCTGATCAACTTGGAAAGCGAGATGGACCACCATCACCACTCTGTTCTGATTCAGAAGATACATCTTTGGGAACTCAGACTCCTAGTAGAAGCACACCGGACAAATCCAGGAACCCTGTTTTGGAGAATGCAATTAGTAATCTGGTCAAAGAATTTGAGGAACGGTCAAAGAACTTTGATGATGAGGCTCAAGCTATTACTGAGGTCAATTCCAGGCATTCAACCTCAACAAATCCTGATGAAGAGCTTCGAGCCCTGAAACATAAATTTGATACTTGGAAGAAAGAATACAATGCTCAGTTGCGGGAGACCAAGGGAAAGCTGCATAAGCATCCAGAAGCTGAAAGACAACATCACCACAAATGGTGGTTAGTGAGAAGTAAAAGGTTTAAATAGAAGGGGCACAAAAGATGCAGTTGTGTTTAGCTACGTGTGGACAGAACACATCTGGGTCTTAAAAAAAGAAATATTTGTCAAATAATGTAGCTTTTGATGTTTGCACCAAGGAGCAGGAGCAGGAGCTTTTTTTTCCTTTAACCTGCAGCAGCATGGTATAGTATAGTAGTGCGAGCATTTTTTTCTTTCAACGTGTAGCAGCACGGTATAGTAGTGCGAGCTTGGTTGGATTGCTGATTAAGTGTTTATTTACAAAAATTGTTGTTAATAGGCCTAAGAAAAAGTTGGACAGCTTATGATAGTGAAAAGGAAAGAAGTTGATAAAGGTTTTGGTTTCTTCTTTTGTGGAGTTGTTCTCCAAAGCTGTGAAAATACTAAGATGGCTGTTAACTAGTAGTTAGTTCGGTATTGTGGTGGAAAATGTACATATCACCGCTCATTCTCTGTACTTCCGGCTTTCCTCCATATAGTTGAGTTACACAAAGCATTAATACTTATTAGCACTGGTGGGAGGTTAATGTTTATCAAAGAGGTTTTTCTACATAACTTCTTGTTCTTTTACCAAAAACTAATAACTTCTTGTTCTTTTATCAAAAACTAAAATTATTTCGCGTTTCAAATTATCTTACCTAATTAGTGTATAAATTATTTAGTTTTTTAAAGTAAAATATATTATCTTTTTTAAGTAAATTCATTTTTCTATAGATATTATGACAGttctatttaataaaatattcTAATTACCTTTGCTAAATATTCTAATTTAGCAAAAATATATTCTAATTACTAATAACAATTACCTTTTTATACTAAAATCcgttattttttttatataataaataaaaaaattgcaCTTCTTTCGAAAATTATACGGGTAATAAAATACAATAATAACATTTATTTACTAATAATTAACAAATTATCTTTTTCATTTTAAACacattatttttacttttatttttcaTTATACGGGTAATAAAATACAATAATaacattatttttatttttatttttgcattttttaGCCAAGATCTAAACAGTTTTTTAAAGAAACTATTTTCAAGGGCATACACACAACAGATAAATTCATGTTAATAACTACATAATTTTTCttaacttattttaatttttaatttttattaattttattttaaaatattaattaagataattatataaaaaattattatataatatataaataaaattattcaaataattatataatttataaatatttatgaCTTATAAAGAACTTATTTTAACCTTTTAAGATTTGAAGGAGAAATGTTGAGTTGGGGGAGGGGTCTACAACCTAACATGTAAAGAGGGGGGAGGAGGATAAGATAGCGGTCATTCTGGTTTGGTTTATTGTTTCTCTTATCGAATTGAAAACAAAGCGAAAAATGgcagcagcagcaacaattgcTAACCTTCATTCTTCTTTCACCACTCTCTCTCTTTCCTCTAATTCCTTCTTAGGCACTCGCTTTTCTCCCCTTTGCCCACCCCAGGTATGCTTATCATGGAATTTGTTCTCCCCCCCCCCCCTTTACATTTTATCATCCTATTTAATTCTTTTTTTGTTATATGTGGTAATTTATATTTTTGGGGGGTTACATTGTAGTAGACATTAGTTTGTGAAAATGTAAgtcaacttattacaaacttaTCCTTGAGGTAAGATAATTCTCAGTCATTTTTTTTGTTTCCCCATCTTTCTAAGAAAAAAATTTAGGAACATGAGATTTCTACTTTTTTTAGGGAAGATATCATcaaattcatatatatatttgcTTTGCTTGAGTTAATTGGTAAGGATGATTCTGTTTCTCTGCAGGACTTGTGTTCTTCGTTTCAGTTATCACTTCCGATTTCAGCTCTTTGAAATATTCTATTTGGGTCTTGGACATGTTCAAGATCCGTTAATAACAAAACACCAGCTCTCTCTGTGGAGAGTGTGTGATAGTGTCTACATTACATAGATAGTATACCATTATTAAGAGAAAACATAGATCGGTTTAAGAATATTTACTTAGACAAGTGCCTATACTTGATGTAAAGCCTTCCTTTGTCTAAGATCAAAGTTACTCCATTGTCATTGTTGCATACTCATGATTGCTAGCTCAATGGCATGACAAAGTTTTCATGTGGTTATGGCAGGTCAAACTTGTTGAACAACCATGTCCGATTGTAATGAAGGTAAATTGGTTTGTTTACTTTTTCCTGACAGATATATAAGTCTACATTAAAACACCAAATATCATGGCCGTAAGCTATGCAGAACAGTTGGAAGAGGCATGAGCCAAGTACATGACTCTTAAGGTGCATAATTTGACGTTAGTGGTATATTTTGTTTTTCACTTTTCAGCTAAAGCGATGGGAGCGGAAGAAGTGCAAGCCCAACAGCCTTCCAATTCTACAAAAAATGCATGTTAAGCTTGGTGATACTGTAAAAGTAATATCTGGACGTGACAAGGGCAAAATTGGCGAGGTTACCAAGATATTCAAGCATAACAGCAGTATTGTAGTGAAAGAAATCAATTTGAAGACCAAGCATATGAAGAGCAGGGAAGAAGGTGAACCAGGGCAGATACTAAAGGTTGTTCAATATGCTTCAATACTCGTCTAACTACGACTAATTTTGGCATTAAGCATTAAGGATTTTCTATTTTCCGCCTATTCGTACATGTATCAATATCATGCAGTTGTTACACAATTAAGTGCATCAAGTAGCAGCCATATCTTTGTGTCAGCAGGGGTCATGATGTATTAGACTGTCATATTTTAccatttattattattattccagGTAGAAGCACCTGTCCACAGCTCAAATGTGATGCTCTACTCAAAACAAAAGGAGGTAGCAAGCCGAGTAGGTCACAAAATCCTTGAGGATGGAAAGCGGGTTCGTTACCTAATAAAGACCGGGGAGATTATAGACAGTGCGGAGGAGTGGAAGAGAGTGGTCAAGGAAAAAGAGAAAACAGAAGAACTTGTCGCTGCTACTTAATAGTTCCAATCATGACTAGACTCTAATGTATTATTCCGTGTAATCATCATTTCAATTGGCTTTCTATCTTACCGGTATGTCAAGTATCATTTTTGCTACAGTCCGCTTTCCCTTTGGATTGTCAATCCATATGATTTTCGATTTGAGTAGCAAACAGACTGAAAAGAGGGCTGTACAGTTCCAGTTGTATTTTTATTTGAGAATTTTTTTATTATCCGGAGAATTCAAAGATCAAATGGTGATGAGATGTCAGCATTGGACAGACTGAATTGAAACTTTGAACGGAGAGATAATGAGATTAGAGCACATGCTATCCTACCACAAAAATAATTGCCTAAGCTTATGATAATATGAAAAGGAGAAATGTAGACTATCTTCATTTATTCACTTGGGCATCACTTGAACAATTATATTATTTAATCGGAATAATTAATCAATGGAATGataattatgatgaaactttaCTGTATAATATATTCTTTGCATGTAATTGAGGAATTGGCATTGTTTGAGCAACAAGTTTGGCATAAAGTTGTGGAATAAATAAATCTAAGTGAGTGTTGTTGTATAACTAATTTGTGTTTTAACTTAAAAGGAAGGCAACTGTGGTAAGAATGGAACTTAGGAAGGCACCAATATAAGAATAGATGTAACAACTTGCTCGCAGTGACACGATGCAAAAGCTACTGGTGTTCAAATTTCAACAATGATAATTATAGACCCATCTTATCAATTACTTATcctaaaaataaatatgaataaaataatgaCCAGAATAGAGAAATTTAATGGAGGGGTCATGGAAGAAAAGGAAAATTTTCTACTTACcttctattaaataattattaccctctcttaaataattattttcttCCATTTCATATTTTATATATAGAGGAAATTATGAGCTAATTATAGTCAAGCTTATTACGGAATATAGAAAAACTATAGAAATCAAATAATGGTCGTGAAATGAGCCAACAAGCTGCAAAAGCACTTTGAATGCAAGATATTATCAAATGTATACTATTATATTTCATTATCTTTTATATTTTCTTTTCTTgctaaaaaaaatattaaaatgttATTGATATTAGCATTGCTTATGTTAATAATCTAAttagataatatttttttaaatatttttttcacatGTTTGATATATAGTTCCGGAatttatttttagtttatttttataaaaatttaaatataatattttttttttaaaaaaaatatgttatCGTACACACCCACCAGAAGTAAAATAAGAAGTGAGGGAGACACACTAGTTTACATAGTTACATATGGAGGTCAGGTGGGAGTACTTGGGATACAGacaaacaaatacatacagctcTGGTTTCATAGGGCTATTAGACATATACTCAGAGTGTTGTACTTCATATGCAGTTTAACTTACGATATCATCATCCAATTTCTTCTTGCCTGCATATTAAAGCAACGGCTGCCTATATCATAGCTTTCATTGCAATTCACGTGCCCACCATCCCCAAAGCGTATTCtaatactctctctctctctctatgtACAAATTTCACTTGAAAAATGGCTTCAAAAAGACCACCCACTTCAAACACAACAAAGCCTAATCTGGAGGATGAACAAGGATGTGTACTTGTAGTAAATAGAACTAGAAGACATTCCATCGGTGGTTCGAACATGGTGGGGCCCGCTAATGGTATCAGAAACAATAATAATAGACAAGTTTTTTGTGTTGTAAATGgcgcagcagcagcagcagcagcagcacaAGAAGATCTAGCTGCCTCTGATTATGGCGGTGAGTTTACAAAACAAGAGGTTGACGCATTGCTCAATGAGAAAATGAAAACCAAGAATAAGTTCAATCTTAAGGTTAGTGTTCCCTTTTGGATCCTCATCTTCATCTTTCACACTCACATTTTAGATTCATTTTAAGCCTATATTGGCAGCCTCCCTTCAACACTTGTACCAAAGTTTTGTTAATTGTCCTCATCTAACCTCTTTTTAATAAACTTTGTTTAGGAAAAATGTGATCAGATGATGGAGTATATAAAGAAGCTTAGGCGTTGTATTAGATCGTTCCAACAACTTGAAGGGAATTTTCTCTTTGAGCAGgacaattttaaaaaattgttgGAATTAGGGGACAAGAAATGCAATGATATGGGTACATTACCATTTTTTCCCTTCCATTTTTTA is a genomic window containing:
- the LOC141711493 gene encoding large ribosomal subunit protein uL24c; protein product: MAAAATIANLHSSFTTLSLSSNSFLGTRFSPLCPPQVKLVEQPCPIVMKLKRWERKKCKPNSLPILQKMHVKLGDTVKVISGRDKGKIGEVTKIFKHNSSIVVKEINLKTKHMKSREEGEPGQILKVEAPVHSSNVMLYSKQKEVASRVGHKILEDGKRVRYLIKTGEIIDSAEEWKRVVKEKEKTEELVAAT